The DNA region aaaagaaaagaaaggtttaCTCGACAAAGCTCGAAGATCATAGCCaaacaaaaagggaaaagtgttaactaagccttacatccagccgcatccctggaagcatcctcatccccactgtacTCCCAGGCCAGACACGTTCGCACCTTCAGGGGACTCAATATCTTAGTAATGAAGTCTCTGGCCACATGTCACCCAGTAAGGCCACAAtgcctcagcatgccaatcTTGTTGGTGAAGTAGGTGGTGTGGCTGGACTCTCGATGCTCTTGCGtccaagaaagattttggacgggaaaaagacctctatacactaaaggaaaacatatcgggtcgggattggagacgtaaaaccaaagtttctaccaatccttcgaccaagaggaagttaggggaaccaagatagAGGAGTTTCTCATTCCACTCCTTGGAAACCACACCCCGACACATTTATTCTTGGTAATCctttttagtttaaaaaaaatactaaaaaagattcaaacttggctcgatgTCAAATAAAGCCacacaaagatgaacaaaaagaCTCAACATGGTAACTGAATTGGGGTTCAAGTGGTGGAGTTCAATCTGGTATCGATCGATCACATTGAGCAGgaacttggaaggagggatgttaaaTCCGCAACGGAAGAAAGACTCAAAAACTACCAACGCGTGCTcgatcttgcaggaagggaataTCTCACCCGATGCCATCCTCCATTCGACCAGGCTGCATGGCGGCTCCACTCCTTCCGCTTCGAGTTCCGCTAGTCGAGATTCTTGCATCGCCGAGGGTGTCCAGGCCTCGATCATGAACCGCGCCTCATCATACTGATTGGGCGAGGCGCCAATGGCTGTTGTGTCCGACTGCTTCTGTGGTGAGGAGGAAGTCGGAATCATCGAGGGAGggttgggatccatggatctaaactttTTTCTGGTGGTGGTGCATGCCAAGGCACAGAAAGTTGAGaggcttgtgcaggaagactGATGGCAAAGGACAAAGAATGGTTACTGCAAGTTACGGGTAAAAAACCGAAAAGTTACCGCCGTTTCAACCACTCTCACCTTTACAATGCCTCGATCGACACAAAAAAAAGAATGATAACGATGTGCGAATCTCTACACACCCTTCTTCCCGCATTAAATGCGCCCATATCCGccgttttaaattttgaaaggtttttttaactctactcggagtcgggtgtcgatcggttgagttctttaatctttttcttcaagtctcgagtgtggTTAGCCACAAGGTGCTCGACTCGACTAagcaaatttcacaaaactacacataTGTGTAAAAGATTATcacaaaattatgtttttaccATGCTCCTCTCATAGAATTACATAGACCTTACACGATTTATAAGCATAATACAATTTTTTCCCTGGCCTTAATCCTCCATGTCTTCCTTTGGTCTATACGACTAGACAAATTAGCCTAAAGGCACTATGTCAAGCTACTAAACCAGGCCCCTCCTTGTAGTACgatcaaagaaaataaacataTCTACACAAGTAATATTTTTAACACCATGATCACTTTTCTAAACAATAGATCCTTGTATATTAAATTAAGCCCTTCTTTGACCTTGATATCCACTACTACACAGAGACTTATCCCATATGGTTTAGAAACCCTCATCTCAAATGGTTTTCATGCCATCAGAGATTGTGGGTCTCAGACCGGTACGAAGTTGTTTGAGATAACAAGTATCCCTGATAGTTCCAGTCTGGAACCGTTTGGGATACTATTTTTCAGAAAAGAAGCATTTGGATGCCAAAAATTGAGGAAAAAATAGAACTAGAAGCCTCATCGAACCTACCCACAAGGTTGCGCATCACAAAATCATGCGGTTGCTAGAACTCGTACTCGTGACCTATTGAATCTGTGCGACCCTCTTTAACCAACTCACCTAACACACATTGCTAGGTGCTTAACCATTATTTTATTACTACTCGTTAGAATTGACCCTATTTAACCAATTCATATATCATCATCTAACTATATTATTGCTACCATTAGAGTTCACACTACTTAACCATTTCATGTATCAGCACTTCATTATGTTCTTACTACCGTTAGAGTTGATCCTACTCTACTTCATATATCATTATTTCACTATGTTACATAGTATGTTATGACCATTGTAGAtggaaaaattacaaaaaccaCCTGCAACTTTGGGGGTTTGTCGGAAAAAAACATATCAGCGTTGATGGTATGATGCGGTGCATGTATGACTTACTGTGTTATAGGGTGGTGTAGCAATGTCTAGCATCACTTCTCACATCTCGGGGACCATTTAAATCAGCATAGCAtttgattatttgggcattttacaatttttcctAGTTAGTTAGTATCCTTATTTTAAACCAtaattataactatttttaattggggaaatatttttcataaaaagtattaattttaaaaatattttttatcaaacaattaattgtgaaaatattatcccAAACGGTTATATAGTAAAACCATTTGAACAATTTGGGATATCAAGTTATCCCATATGGTTGTAACCATTTGAAATATATCCCTGATGGTTATTGTTTCGAACCGTCTAGAATAATATATATAGGTTATCCAATACTGTTCTTGTTTGAAACCATCAAAGGTAAACCACTATCTTAGACGGTTCCAAACAATAAATTATTCATGACGGTTCCCAATTCCAACCCGTCAAAGATAAATTATCTTAGACGGTTTCCTTTGAGGTGTTTGCTTGTTACCCTAATATAATTAAGTTCATCACCTAGCATCTATAACATTAAACCTTCACACACTAGTAAACCTTGTTAGTCTCATTGGTCATGTAAActttaatcactaaaatcacattaAACCTATGCTAGAGTCATTGATCTTAGATCCCTTTATTTTCAAACTGGTCCGATGTCTCTAGTTCTTTGCATGTTTTACCCGAAAATTGTTCTCGTCTGACAAATGCACGCCGCATATAACCATGGGTATTCTCAGTTTGTTTTTCTGAACGCGCACACACGCACGCTGGCACCATCATCGATCCATACATGCACCGTGCAAAAACACAATTAACGAATCCTCAAGTGAAAAGTTGTTGCTCGTCGGCTTCCTCCTAAAATGGCGAGATCCCTCTGCCCCACCCTTGTGTTAGTAGCTAGCACTAGTATATAACCAACGCGACCCATCGTGGCCATGAACACGCAAAacaaacgagagagagagagagagagagagagagagagagagagagagagagagagagagagagagagagagagagagagagatggaggcgcACATGGAGCGGGTGCTGCGAGAGACGCTGACGGAGGCGGAGGTGCGTGCGCTGGAGGGCGCGGTGCGCGAGCGCCACACGTTCCCGGGCCGGGCAAGCGCTGGTGCGACGTGCACGTCGCTGGTGGCGCAGCGCGTGGCGGCGCCCGTGCGCGCGGTGTGGCCCATCGTGCGCAGCTTCGGCAACCCGCAGCGGTACAAGCACTTCGTCCGCACCTGCGCGCTGGCCGCCGGGGACGGCTCCAGTATCGGCAGCGTCCGCGAGGTCACCGTCGTGTCGGGCCTCCCGGCATCCAGCAGCACcgagcgcctcgaggtgctCGACGACGACCGCCACATCCTCAGCTTCCGCGTCGTCGGCGGCGACCACCGACTCCGGAACTACCGCTCCGTGACCTCCGTCACCGAGTTCCAGGCCTACGCCCAGCACCCCTACTGCGTCGTCGTCGAGTCCTACGTCGTGGACGTGCCCGAGGGCAACACCGAGGAGGACACCAGGATGTTCACCGACACCGTCGTCAGGCTCAACCTCCAGAAGCTCGCCACCGTCGCCGAGGAGTCCGCGGCCGCCAACAAGAGCTCGTGATCGTCTCGTTCGTGGTGGGCGCGCCCGCGCGCGCGGGGGTGACTTTGCACGGTGGGCGCGACGTACCAGAGCGCGGCGCCGACGTTGTTGCTATGTTtgttttttgttcttttctttaccTTATCTGTTTTGTATCTTTTTTCCCGTTATGTTGTCATGTTCAGAAGCATTTATTGTGGCACCGTCTCTTTGTTCTTATCTCACGAACTAAAAAATTCTAGTTGCCCTCACAAGTATGGACTATTAtgactatttatttatattgacaTTCATATCAAATAATTAGGTGAAAAACCATAAGAATAGATGAGAAAATCAACAATAGCTGAATATAAGATGGAAGAGAGAGACGGATGAGATAACCTATATATCACACCTCCATATGGAGTTATCTCTCCCTTGTCTCACTctagctatgtttgtagcaagAGAAAGGAGGTGGCTAAGCAGAGTCTAATTTAAATAGGATATGAGGTTATATCTTTAATCTTATTTAGATGTGTAATAAGATGTATCCATGTATGTGTGAGCGTGATGTGAGTGTGTGATATGAGGTTAGGGTTAGACAGATGATAATAGCCCTTTTTTCCCTAGTTGTGTTACGTTAGAATTCAACCTAACCTCATGTCCTCATGGCTAGTTTCATTACTAGGATAAGGCGGAAAATGGAAATAGTCCTATTTTTCGTCATTGAGGTGTCGTCTGGCCTAGCTTTGAAACTTAACTTCTTTGCAAAAGCTATAAGAAAAAACGACGAAACACTTTGGGCTTCAAGCTTGACTCCTCTGGAGCACAAtgaaaaaggaagagaaagcTCCTGTTTTGAGGCTCTTCGACTTCTCCCAAGCCGCTTCTTTCGGAAGCTCACTTCTAGAGCATAATAATAAAACATAAAGGATTCGAGTGAGCTCCTTGCTTTGCCCTTTGGAACCCATTCTTTGTTGGAGCAACCCCAGGCTTTGTGACGTTTTTTTTGTTGTGTGTGTGCGTGTtatattattcttttttatgtgtttttaaGTTCTTCAACTGATTCCGAATGCACAATTTTTCTGTCTTTTTAGTTGAGCGAACTCTGACCAATGGGACTAACATTCTAACAAAAAGAGTTGTTGCAAAAGCAATGGCCACCATTGCTTGGTAACCAAAGCAGAACACTACTTCAAAAGCAAGAAGACCAAGCGGCACACCTCAGGACATGTCAGTACTTTAAGCAAATCAAGTGTTACTActgttataaaaaaaaacaaatattttaGCAGCTACtctcaaaaaagaagaagaaacagttAGCAGCTGACTAGCTGCTCAATTATTGGGTGGCCAAGCTAGTCAGCTGCTCAATTATTGGTGGGCTAAGCTCTCCTGTGGTGTCGCTTGTGGCTTCATGGGTCTCGCacttttttttccagaaagAAAAAAGGCATTCCAAAGGCAACACATGCATGCCATGGAATGGAATACCTCTGGTGGTTCTCACTCACTCACTGAACAGTCAGTTAGTTAAGGTCATGTACAATATGCTCTTATGTTAGGTTGTTACTTCATTACTTGTGTCATCCATCATCTGTATGTT from Phragmites australis chromosome 8, lpPhrAust1.1, whole genome shotgun sequence includes:
- the LOC133925931 gene encoding abscisic acid receptor PYL9-like; this translates as MEAHMERVLRETLTEAEVRALEGAVRERHTFPGRASAGATCTSLVAQRVAAPVRAVWPIVRSFGNPQRYKHFVRTCALAAGDGSSIGSVREVTVVSGLPASSSTERLEVLDDDRHILSFRVVGGDHRLRNYRSVTSVTEFQAYAQHPYCVVVESYVVDVPEGNTEEDTRMFTDTVVRLNLQKLATVAEESAAANKSS